In Flavivirga abyssicola, the following are encoded in one genomic region:
- a CDS encoding hybrid sensor histidine kinase/response regulator transcription factor: MANAQYIEDQSVSDFLSITTENGLSQNTVNTILKDKSGYLWFGTDEGLNRYNSYDIEVIDINKNKSETLIGKKVLDLYEDDENLLWIATDNGLKLYNPITETITLCNLFENFNKPIKVNCIEKENDSLVWLGTSEGLVLYNLNHGVIDNYRHAANRTNSLSNSEVLSLANDNANLWIGTRHGLNRLNKKSKRIINYFYNENDKNSVGGNIITALTLNKEGNLWIGTLQGGLSYYNKKHFKTFHTDNSLLPHNEVSDIFLTKEGDLWVATNGGGLAKMNKTSHTFSTLNHDPDHIQSLVTNSIYSVYEDREGILWVGTYAGGVCFNTSKNSVFKLIRHQAHDKNSIIESRIRSVFLDSKNNLWFGTWGGISKYNSKNKQYTSYSHEKNNPSSLSFNTVTSIFEDSKSNMWFGTYSGGVNLLTPDKRGFYHYKHNLNDTGSISDNKIYCFAEDASKNLWIGTQTGLNLYDPIQNNFKKYSNINVRDIKVTKNNNLVLATIGGIAIFNPSTETFEDFYSNQLESFPISQVYFENGEELIWFCSQGGGMGYLDLNNHEFTFFTEDDGLPSNFVSSMVSMGDNAFWVSTFKGLVKFDKKTQAFENFGDSYKLPSKQFQPKASVILPDHSIGFGGSKGLVIFHPDSISKSKKGPSIVFSSLKIDNKSANVNVENSPLNKSISKTEQINLKAIQNDFSIDFAALDFNTQGKNKYAYILENYMNDWVNIGANRSVGFTNLNHGDYVLKVKVINSASKSNEKSLKIFIAPPFYATWWFKTMMFLTFILLLYYYNKYTIISTKQKNENELQRMKLKNEEDFNQMRFRFFTYISHELRTPLTLISDPISQLIKYNKDEKNSHLLQLVNKNVFRLLRLVDQILDISKLEGDTLSLQVSEQNIIECIENTTHAFHEFAIQNEITFKFQPQEKSLMGWIDEDKIEKILYNLLSNAFKFTMKRGHITILLDYTDASKEYIIVSVVDDGIGIAEDKLAKIFEGFYQIKSAKSLNPNGAGIGLDYVNRLVILHNGNIKVESELDKGSTFSVTIPIKKEFYESKNIRNYVPERLPLKPINLSKDTPENEIITKNHNKNTPKILVVEDDFDIRSYIVNALSENFRVIEAPHGEKGLVKALKHIPDLILSDTLMPVMDGIEFCKQIKENEKTSHIPFLFLSAWTSDEFKIKGLSLGANDYIKKPFSIQILESRIKNIIETNKKISEKSKTKINFIPDNKDIDSTDDLFIKKAYEVLDQNFDNPEFNAHEFRKKMNMSHSGLYRKLTQLTEKSSNEFIRDYRLKRATQIIKQNSGLLISEVCIKTGFNDPKYFSKCFKQVYNVTPTEYSKKYSNTENTDLENP; the protein is encoded by the coding sequence TTGGCAAACGCCCAATACATTGAAGATCAATCTGTTTCTGATTTTTTATCTATCACAACAGAAAATGGATTGTCTCAAAACACAGTAAATACTATTTTAAAAGACAAATCCGGATACCTATGGTTTGGCACAGATGAAGGACTAAACAGGTACAATAGTTACGACATTGAAGTTATTGATATAAACAAAAATAAATCTGAAACTTTAATCGGAAAAAAGGTTCTTGATTTGTACGAAGATGATGAAAACCTTTTATGGATTGCTACAGATAATGGGCTTAAACTTTATAACCCAATTACAGAAACTATAACCCTATGTAATCTATTCGAAAACTTCAACAAGCCCATTAAAGTAAATTGTATTGAAAAAGAAAATGACTCACTTGTTTGGTTAGGGACCTCCGAGGGTCTTGTTTTATATAATCTTAATCATGGTGTTATAGACAATTATAGGCATGCTGCTAACAGAACAAATTCATTATCCAATTCGGAAGTATTATCATTAGCTAATGATAATGCAAATCTTTGGATAGGGACACGACATGGTTTGAACCGACTTAATAAAAAAAGCAAACGAATTATCAATTATTTTTATAATGAAAATGATAAAAACTCTGTTGGGGGAAATATTATAACAGCACTTACCTTAAATAAAGAAGGTAATCTCTGGATTGGGACACTTCAAGGAGGCCTATCATATTATAATAAAAAACATTTTAAAACTTTTCACACAGACAATAGCTTGTTACCTCATAATGAAGTCAGTGACATTTTTCTAACTAAAGAGGGAGACCTTTGGGTTGCAACTAATGGGGGAGGCTTAGCTAAAATGAATAAAACCTCTCATACATTTTCAACTTTAAATCATGATCCAGACCATATTCAAAGTTTAGTAACTAATTCAATATATTCTGTATATGAAGATAGGGAAGGTATTTTATGGGTAGGTACTTATGCTGGTGGCGTTTGTTTCAATACATCAAAAAACAGTGTTTTTAAACTAATTAGACATCAAGCCCATGATAAAAATAGTATTATTGAAAGCCGAATTCGAAGTGTTTTTCTTGATAGCAAAAATAATTTGTGGTTTGGAACTTGGGGAGGAATAAGTAAATACAACTCAAAAAACAAGCAATATACTTCTTATTCTCACGAAAAAAACAACCCTTCATCTTTGAGTTTCAACACAGTAACATCTATTTTTGAAGATTCCAAATCCAATATGTGGTTTGGTACATACTCAGGTGGGGTAAATTTGTTAACTCCTGATAAAAGGGGTTTTTATCATTACAAACACAACCTCAACGATACGGGCAGTATTAGTGACAACAAAATATATTGTTTTGCTGAAGATGCTTCAAAAAACCTATGGATAGGCACTCAAACAGGATTAAATCTTTATGATCCAATTCAAAATAACTTCAAAAAGTATAGTAATATTAATGTTCGAGATATAAAAGTCACAAAAAATAATAATCTTGTATTAGCCACTATAGGAGGTATTGCGATTTTTAATCCATCTACAGAAACATTTGAAGATTTTTATAGTAATCAATTGGAATCTTTTCCTATAAGTCAAGTTTATTTTGAAAACGGCGAAGAACTCATTTGGTTTTGTTCTCAAGGAGGTGGAATGGGCTATTTAGATTTAAATAATCATGAATTTACTTTTTTCACTGAGGATGATGGATTACCCAGTAATTTTGTTTCAAGTATGGTTTCTATGGGAGACAACGCTTTTTGGGTAAGTACATTTAAAGGGCTTGTTAAGTTTGATAAAAAAACTCAAGCTTTCGAAAACTTTGGTGATAGCTATAAACTCCCTTCTAAACAATTTCAACCAAAAGCATCAGTAATCTTACCTGATCATTCTATTGGTTTTGGAGGTTCTAAAGGCTTAGTTATATTTCACCCCGATAGTATTTCAAAAAGCAAAAAAGGGCCTTCAATTGTATTTTCATCTTTAAAAATAGATAATAAAAGTGCCAATGTAAATGTTGAGAACTCACCATTAAATAAAAGCATTTCAAAAACCGAACAAATAAATCTTAAAGCCATACAAAATGATTTTTCAATTGATTTTGCTGCATTAGATTTTAATACCCAAGGCAAGAACAAGTATGCTTATATCCTAGAAAATTATATGAATGACTGGGTAAATATTGGCGCTAATAGATCTGTCGGGTTTACAAATCTTAATCATGGAGATTATGTACTTAAAGTGAAAGTCATTAATAGCGCTTCTAAGAGTAATGAAAAATCTTTAAAAATTTTCATTGCCCCTCCATTCTATGCCACATGGTGGTTTAAGACCATGATGTTTCTCACATTTATTTTGTTACTATACTATTATAATAAGTATACTATTATAAGTACAAAACAAAAAAATGAAAACGAACTACAGCGCATGAAGTTAAAGAATGAAGAGGATTTCAATCAAATGCGTTTTCGTTTCTTTACTTATATTTCTCATGAATTACGCACACCTTTAACGTTGATTTCAGATCCTATATCGCAACTCATTAAGTATAATAAAGATGAAAAAAACTCCCATTTATTACAGCTTGTTAATAAAAATGTATTTCGCCTACTGCGGTTGGTTGATCAAATTTTGGACATAAGTAAACTAGAAGGTGATACTTTAAGTTTACAAGTTTCTGAACAAAATATTATAGAGTGTATAGAGAATACGACACACGCATTTCATGAATTTGCCATTCAAAATGAAATAACATTCAAATTCCAACCGCAAGAAAAAAGTTTAATGGGCTGGATAGATGAAGATAAAATCGAAAAAATATTATATAATCTGCTATCTAATGCCTTCAAATTTACAATGAAGAGAGGGCATATTACTATTTTATTAGATTATACAGATGCCTCAAAAGAATACATTATTGTGAGTGTTGTAGATGATGGTATTGGTATTGCTGAAGACAAATTAGCCAAAATATTTGAAGGATTCTATCAAATTAAATCTGCCAAATCCCTAAATCCAAACGGTGCGGGTATTGGGCTGGATTACGTAAATAGATTAGTAATACTACATAATGGCAATATTAAAGTTGAAAGTGAGCTTGATAAAGGTTCTACATTTTCAGTGACCATCCCCATAAAAAAAGAATTTTATGAATCTAAAAACATAAGAAATTATGTTCCGGAAAGACTTCCTTTAAAACCTATAAATCTTTCAAAAGATACTCCTGAAAATGAAATCATAACTAAAAATCACAATAAAAACACACCAAAAATATTGGTAGTCGAGGATGATTTCGACATTAGATCTTACATCGTAAATGCCTTATCGGAAAACTTTAGAGTTATTGAAGCCCCTCACGGAGAAAAAGGTTTGGTTAAAGCTTTAAAACATATACCTGATCTAATATTAAGTGATACTTTAATGCCTGTAATGGATGGAATTGAATTTTGTAAGCAAATAAAGGAAAATGAAAAAACAAGCCATATCCCATTTTTATTTTTAAGTGCTTGGACATCGGATGAATTTAAAATAAAGGGCTTAAGTCTTGGTGCTAATGATTATATAAAGAAGCCTTTTAGTATTCAAATACTGGAATCCAGAATTAAAAACATTATTGAAACAAACAAAAAAATATCAGAGAAATCTAAAACCAAAATAAACTTTATTCCAGATAATAAAGACATCGATTCAACGGATGATTTATTTATTAAAAAGGCTTATGAGGTTTTAGACCAAAATTTTGACAATCCTGAATTTAATGCACATGAGTTCCGAAAGAAAATGAACATGAGCCATTCAGGTCTTTATAGAAAGCTAACGCAATTAACAGAAAAGTCTTCAAATGAATTTATTCGTGATTACAGGTTAAAACGTGCAACTCAAATTATAAAACAAAATTCTGGTTTATTAATCTCCGAGGTGTGTATTAAAACAGGGTTTAATGACCCCAAATATTTCAGTAAATGTTTTAAACAGGTTTATAATGTAACACCTACTGAATATTCTAAGAAATACTCAAATACTGAAAATACGGATTTAGAGAATCCATAA
- a CDS encoding glycoside hydrolase family 97 protein → MNKILIIKICFVAVLLSACSSKKDKTLVVQSPNLDFEFMLKIDDSLSQPFYSVNYKKKGVVGDSKLGFVLNTLDLKYKSYQIANVKQVENTSIDTSWKPVYGEKNEYPEIYNESLFRFSDSDNQEIFNLRVRAYNEGIAFRYEFLNNEGDAINIQSESTEFSLPPDAIAWTSTEAQGKIVKRPVSSIKEAVERPLLVKLQDSIFLAIGEAALVDYARMKFVNKEGSPGTLVSELSSEVIGNSPLKTPWRFVMAAKKPGKLLEHNYLILNLNEPNKLEDTSWIKPGKIIRESTLTTKGGMACVDFAVKHNLQFIEFDAGWYGNEYDDASDATTITIDPRRSKGPLDLLGVIKYAKSKNIGVVLYVNRRAMEKQLDDILPLLSSWGVSGVKYGFVNVGPQKWTSWLHDAVRKAADYKLMIDTHDEYRPTGYSRTYPNFMTQEGIRGDEESPENSMVLNTIFTRMIAGAGDQTNCYFAPRVTETMGSHVSQLAKAVCVYSPWQFLYWYDRPEGSEANEEGAGGNKEFIKEVPELAFYDALPTVWDDTKVIDGYPGEYAIIARRSGEDWFVGALNGNTPRDINLSLDFLEAGKNYEAIIYSDDENVDSFTKVRIEKRKVSLEDDLVFNIKNKNGLAIHIKAL, encoded by the coding sequence ATGAATAAAATACTAATAATTAAAATATGTTTTGTTGCTGTTTTATTAAGTGCTTGTTCGAGCAAAAAAGATAAAACCCTAGTTGTTCAAAGTCCAAATCTGGATTTTGAATTTATGTTAAAAATAGACGATAGTTTATCTCAGCCATTTTATTCTGTTAATTATAAGAAAAAAGGTGTTGTAGGAGATTCTAAACTAGGATTTGTTTTAAACACATTGGATTTAAAATATAAATCCTACCAAATTGCAAATGTTAAACAGGTAGAAAATACTTCAATTGATACGAGTTGGAAACCTGTTTATGGAGAAAAGAATGAATACCCCGAGATTTATAATGAATCCCTTTTTAGATTTAGCGATAGTGATAATCAAGAAATTTTTAATCTAAGGGTACGAGCTTATAATGAAGGCATAGCTTTTCGCTATGAATTCTTAAATAATGAAGGAGATGCGATAAACATACAAAGTGAAAGCACAGAATTTTCTTTACCACCTGATGCGATTGCTTGGACTTCGACAGAAGCGCAAGGTAAAATTGTAAAGAGGCCTGTTTCTAGTATAAAAGAAGCTGTAGAAAGACCGTTATTGGTTAAATTACAAGATTCAATATTTCTAGCCATAGGTGAAGCTGCTTTAGTTGACTACGCTCGTATGAAGTTTGTTAATAAAGAAGGAAGCCCTGGAACTTTGGTGTCAGAATTAAGTAGTGAAGTCATAGGGAACTCCCCCTTAAAAACCCCATGGCGTTTTGTTATGGCGGCTAAGAAACCCGGAAAATTACTAGAGCATAATTATCTTATTTTAAACTTAAACGAGCCGAATAAATTAGAGGATACATCGTGGATTAAACCTGGGAAAATTATTAGAGAAAGTACCCTTACAACAAAGGGAGGGATGGCTTGTGTTGATTTTGCAGTAAAGCATAATCTTCAATTTATAGAATTTGATGCAGGTTGGTATGGTAATGAATACGATGATGCCTCAGACGCTACTACCATTACAATAGACCCAAGAAGGTCAAAAGGACCTTTAGATTTATTGGGAGTCATAAAATATGCCAAGAGTAAAAATATTGGAGTTGTTCTATATGTTAACAGAAGAGCCATGGAGAAACAATTGGATGATATATTGCCTTTGCTTAGCTCTTGGGGTGTTAGTGGTGTTAAATATGGATTTGTTAATGTGGGGCCACAGAAATGGACAAGTTGGCTACATGATGCTGTTCGTAAAGCGGCCGATTATAAATTAATGATAGATACTCATGATGAATATCGCCCAACAGGTTATTCTAGAACATACCCAAATTTTATGACTCAGGAAGGTATAAGAGGCGATGAGGAATCTCCAGAAAACAGCATGGTTCTTAACACTATTTTTACAAGAATGATTGCCGGAGCAGGTGACCAAACGAACTGCTATTTTGCGCCTAGAGTAACAGAAACAATGGGATCCCATGTTTCTCAGCTAGCCAAAGCCGTATGTGTATATAGTCCTTGGCAATTTTTGTATTGGTATGATAGACCCGAAGGTTCTGAGGCAAACGAAGAAGGTGCAGGAGGAAATAAAGAATTTATTAAAGAAGTTCCAGAATTAGCATTCTATGACGCGCTTCCTACCGTATGGGACGATACCAAAGTCATTGACGGGTATCCAGGTGAATATGCCATTATAGCAAGAAGAAGTGGAGAAGATTGGTTTGTAGGCGCTTTAAATGGTAATACGCCACGAGATATTAACTTATCATTAGACTTCTTAGAAGCGGGTAAAAACTATGAGGCCATCATCTATTCAGACGATGAAAATGTAGATTCGTTCACCAAAGTTCGTATTGAGAAAAGAAAGGTGAGTTTAGAAGACGATTTAGTTTTTAATATAAAAAACAAAAACGGATTAGCAATTCATATAAAAGCATTATAA
- a CDS encoding sulfatase, with translation MSKNIIVCMLSLLLFVNCKEKKPSEKAEEQTIQSSPNIVFILADDLGFADLGYAGSDLYQTPNIDKLASKSMYFTKAHSSHPTCQPSRISLITGKTPSRLGAVSHGSLGGVTGAGIEMKSDEITYGNVLQKAGYTTAHIGKWHIGSGDNGPKDRGFDVEIASNEFCCPGSYNYPYISRVLNAEKTKKSAVPDLESYSPETHLTEALSAEAARFIENQKGAKKPFFLNLWYYAVHTPMEANKDKVEKYKKLITPENKHTHATYAALVEHLDDGVGTIIKALEDNGMADNTIIIFMGDNGGELKSGITKNYPLRGGKGMFYEGGTRVPMFVYWPGVVKPGTVTNERVAGWDIYPTLLTMAKVKEDVERNKNIDGVDLTPLLKDPNVKFENRQFNWIKYVSLIHYANKKERNWPGRSIIKDDWKLIEYFNMPYALDRHQYLLFNLDEDPSETKNLAKENPQKLEALKNAMDKWGEDVNAPKYEMEKFYGEVYRASLTK, from the coding sequence ATGAGTAAAAATATAATAGTATGCATGTTGTCTTTATTGCTATTTGTAAACTGTAAGGAAAAGAAACCTTCAGAAAAGGCAGAAGAACAAACCATACAATCATCACCAAACATCGTTTTTATTTTGGCGGATGATTTAGGGTTTGCAGATTTAGGGTATGCGGGTAGTGATTTATATCAAACCCCTAATATAGATAAATTGGCTAGTAAAAGTATGTATTTTACTAAGGCTCATTCTTCACATCCCACATGCCAACCCAGTCGTATCTCTTTAATTACAGGAAAAACCCCAAGTAGATTAGGAGCTGTAAGTCATGGAAGTTTAGGTGGAGTTACTGGAGCTGGAATAGAAATGAAATCAGATGAAATCACCTACGGAAACGTATTGCAAAAAGCAGGATATACGACTGCTCATATAGGTAAATGGCATATAGGTAGTGGTGATAATGGTCCTAAAGATAGAGGCTTTGATGTTGAGATCGCATCCAATGAATTTTGCTGCCCGGGAAGCTATAACTACCCCTATATAAGTAGAGTTCTTAATGCTGAAAAAACTAAAAAATCCGCAGTTCCCGATTTAGAATCCTATTCACCTGAAACACATTTAACCGAAGCTTTATCGGCAGAAGCAGCCAGGTTTATAGAAAACCAAAAAGGTGCCAAAAAACCGTTCTTTCTCAACCTGTGGTATTATGCAGTGCATACACCTATGGAAGCTAATAAAGATAAGGTAGAGAAGTATAAGAAGTTAATTACCCCTGAGAACAAGCATACACATGCAACTTATGCTGCGCTGGTAGAACATTTAGATGATGGTGTAGGTACAATTATTAAAGCACTGGAAGATAATGGAATGGCAGACAATACCATTATAATATTTATGGGCGATAATGGAGGCGAACTCAAATCGGGTATTACTAAAAATTATCCGCTTCGGGGAGGAAAAGGAATGTTTTATGAAGGAGGAACACGTGTCCCTATGTTTGTTTATTGGCCAGGTGTTGTAAAGCCAGGAACTGTTACAAATGAACGTGTTGCAGGATGGGATATCTATCCAACATTACTTACTATGGCGAAGGTAAAAGAAGATGTGGAACGTAATAAAAATATAGATGGGGTTGATTTAACGCCACTATTAAAAGATCCTAATGTAAAGTTTGAAAACAGGCAATTTAACTGGATAAAATATGTGTCGTTAATTCATTATGCGAATAAAAAGGAAAGAAATTGGCCTGGACGCAGTATTATAAAAGATGATTGGAAGTTAATAGAATACTTTAATATGCCATATGCTCTTGATAGACATCAGTATCTTTTATTCAATTTAGACGAAGACCCTTCAGAAACAAAAAACCTTGCAAAAGAAAACCCGCAAAAATTAGAAGCGCTTAAAAACGCTATGGATAAGTGGGGAGAAGATGTAAATGCTCCCAAGTATGAAATGGAAAAGTTTTATGGTGAGGTATATAGAGCAAGTTTAACTAAATAA
- a CDS encoding glycoside hydrolase family 3 N-terminal domain-containing protein has product MLKRLIYLSFLLLPILISGQVDKKIYHKDWIDFNKNGSKEPYEDTKELVEKRIEDLLSRMTLEEKSCQMATLYGFGRVLKDELPTKDWVNEIWKDGIGNIDEQLNNLAYHPDSETDKAWPPSNHVKALNEIQRFFIEKTRLGIPVDFTNEGIRGLCHEKATSFPSQIGVGSTWNKNLVSQIGRITGREARLLGYTNVYAPILDIARDPRWGRTVECYSEDPYLTGELGYNMVKSIQEEQVVSTPKHFAIYSAPKGGRDGDARTDAHITKRELFSLYLHPFKRAIEDAGALGVMSSYNDYNGMPVTASSYFLRDILRKSWGFKGYVVSDSRAVEFISDKHRVAQDHKEAVLKSVKAGLNIRTDFTMPEDYIIPVRELVKEGQLSIKTVDDCVRDILRVKFWQGLFDTPYGKEFKKADKTVSNKNSQKISYQASLESIVLLKNDNKTLPLDFNKYKSVLITGPNAKAINHSISRYGPSNIDVVSVYEGIKEKFPKDVEIKYTKGCDFFDENWPDSEIIPMSPVDSEQKEIDKAVEIAKTVGLAIVVVGDDEETVGESRSRTSLDLPGNQQKLVEAVYNTGTPVVVVLINGRPLTINWINKYVPAVVEGWFQGKYGGAAIADVLVGNYNPGGKLPVSFPKTVGQIPMNFPSKPGAQANQPSKGPNGSGKTRVGGFLYPFGYGLSYTTFEYSNLLVHSTINNNKNKGDVKVSVDITNTGDVKGDEVVQLYFSDEVSCVTVYEKQLRGFERVSLEPNETKKVSFTLKPHDFALYNENMEFVVESGAFKIMIGSSSEDIKLTAPLIIDDLKVLSTSIKISKTKK; this is encoded by the coding sequence ATGCTAAAACGATTAATCTATTTAAGTTTTCTTTTATTACCAATTCTAATATCAGGGCAAGTAGATAAGAAAATTTATCATAAGGATTGGATAGATTTCAACAAGAATGGAAGTAAGGAACCTTATGAAGATACTAAGGAGCTTGTAGAAAAACGAATAGAAGATTTGTTGTCCAGAATGACATTAGAAGAAAAAAGCTGTCAAATGGCAACGCTTTATGGTTTTGGTCGTGTTTTAAAAGATGAATTGCCTACTAAGGATTGGGTAAATGAAATTTGGAAAGATGGTATAGGTAATATAGATGAACAGCTTAATAATTTAGCATATCACCCAGATTCAGAAACAGATAAAGCATGGCCACCTTCAAACCATGTTAAAGCATTGAACGAGATCCAACGATTTTTTATAGAAAAAACACGCTTAGGTATTCCTGTCGATTTTACAAATGAAGGTATCCGAGGATTATGTCATGAAAAAGCGACTAGCTTTCCATCTCAAATTGGGGTAGGATCTACCTGGAATAAAAATCTGGTGAGTCAAATTGGACGTATCACAGGAAGAGAGGCCAGGTTACTGGGATATACTAATGTATATGCTCCTATTCTTGATATAGCCAGGGATCCAAGGTGGGGTAGAACAGTTGAATGTTATAGTGAAGATCCATATTTAACAGGAGAACTTGGTTATAATATGGTTAAATCTATACAAGAGGAGCAGGTTGTGTCTACTCCAAAACACTTTGCTATTTACAGTGCTCCAAAAGGAGGACGTGATGGTGATGCCAGAACAGATGCACACATTACTAAAAGAGAATTATTTTCATTATACCTACACCCTTTTAAAAGAGCTATTGAAGATGCCGGAGCTTTAGGTGTTATGAGTTCTTATAACGATTATAATGGTATGCCAGTAACAGCTTCAAGCTATTTTTTAAGAGATATTCTTCGTAAATCATGGGGATTTAAAGGATACGTGGTATCCGATAGTCGTGCAGTGGAATTCATTTCAGATAAACACCGCGTAGCACAAGACCATAAAGAAGCGGTTTTAAAATCTGTAAAAGCGGGATTGAATATAAGAACAGATTTTACTATGCCCGAAGATTACATTATTCCTGTTAGGGAGTTAGTGAAAGAAGGTCAATTAAGTATAAAAACTGTAGATGATTGTGTCCGTGACATTTTAAGAGTTAAATTTTGGCAAGGACTTTTTGATACGCCTTACGGAAAGGAATTTAAAAAAGCAGATAAAACAGTATCGAATAAGAATTCTCAAAAAATATCTTACCAAGCTTCTTTAGAGTCTATTGTTTTATTGAAAAATGATAACAAAACATTGCCTTTAGACTTTAATAAATACAAATCAGTGTTAATTACAGGGCCAAATGCTAAAGCTATTAATCATTCTATAAGTAGGTACGGGCCATCAAATATAGATGTTGTTTCAGTTTATGAGGGCATTAAAGAAAAGTTTCCAAAAGATGTTGAGATAAAATATACCAAAGGTTGTGACTTTTTTGATGAAAACTGGCCAGATTCAGAAATTATTCCGATGTCACCAGTAGATTCAGAACAAAAAGAAATTGATAAAGCTGTAGAAATTGCAAAAACAGTTGGGTTAGCCATTGTGGTAGTTGGTGATGATGAAGAAACCGTAGGAGAGTCAAGGTCAAGAACGTCTTTAGACCTTCCGGGAAATCAACAAAAATTGGTTGAAGCTGTATATAATACCGGAACACCAGTAGTAGTGGTTTTAATTAATGGACGTCCTTTAACAATAAATTGGATTAATAAATACGTGCCTGCAGTTGTAGAAGGATGGTTTCAAGGTAAATATGGGGGTGCTGCTATAGCAGATGTGTTGGTTGGAAATTATAATCCAGGAGGTAAATTGCCTGTGTCTTTTCCAAAAACAGTGGGGCAAATCCCCATGAATTTTCCATCAAAACCTGGAGCACAAGCAAATCAGCCTTCAAAAGGACCAAATGGCTCAGGGAAAACACGTGTGGGTGGGTTTCTATATCCTTTTGGATATGGACTTAGTTATACAACATTTGAATATTCCAATTTGTTAGTTCATTCTACAATTAATAATAATAAAAATAAAGGCGACGTAAAGGTGTCTGTTGATATTACTAATACAGGCGACGTAAAAGGCGATGAAGTGGTGCAGCTTTATTTTTCTGATGAGGTATCTTGTGTAACGGTTTATGAAAAACAATTACGAGGTTTCGAGAGAGTTAGCTTAGAACCAAATGAAACTAAAAAAGTAAGCTTTACATTAAAACCACACGATTTTGCCCTTTATAATGAAAATATGGAATTTGTGGTAGAGTCAGGAGCTTTTAAAATAATGATTGGTAGCTCGTCTGAAGATATTAAATTAACAGCACCTCTAATTATTGATGATTTGAAGGTTTTAAGCACCAGTATAAAAATTTCAAAAACAAAAAAATAA